From a region of the Zingiber officinale cultivar Zhangliang chromosome 4B, Zo_v1.1, whole genome shotgun sequence genome:
- the LOC121978733 gene encoding protein GL2-INTERACTING REPRESSOR 1-like, translating to MSGRGGRRGELKLNVPPPVAAEASHRRRRRRRRLEVESSSSSSSSEPSSCVSSEPESAGAAAAMVLAACPRCLMYVMLSVEDEPKCPRCSRDVLLNFLGGGGGGGGAAKKANDLV from the coding sequence ATGAGTGGGCGCGGCGGCCGGAGGGGGGAGCTGAAGCTGAACGTGCCGCCGCCGGTGGCGGCGGAGGCGTCGCATAGAAGGAGGCGGCGGCGGAGGCGCTTGGAGGTggagtcgtcgtcgtcgtcgtcgtcgtcggagCCGAGCTCGTGCGTGTCGTCGGAGCCGGAGAGCGCCGGGGCGGCGGCCGCGATGGTGCTCGCGGCGTGCCCGCGGTGCCTGATGTACGTCATGCTGTCGGTGGAGGACGAGCCCAAGTGCCCCAGGTGCAGCCGCGACGTCCTCCTCAACTTcctcggcggcggcggcggcggcggcggcgcggCGAAGAAGGCCAATGACTTGGTTTAG